Genomic segment of Umezawaea sp. Da 62-37:
GCCGCCATCGCCTGGGCGGCCAACCTCGGCACGTTCGACTTCCACCCCTGGCCCGTCCGCAGGCCGCTCGTCGACAACCCGGACGAGCTGCGCGTCGACCTCGACCCCCAGCCCGGCACCGACTTCCGCGACGCGGTCGAGGTCGCCACCGTGCTGAACGAGGTCCTGTCCGAACTGGGCATGACCGGCTACCCCAAGACCTCCGGCGGCCGCGGCGTCCACGTCGCCGTCCGCATCCGCCCGGAGTGGGACTTCGTCGAAGTCCGCCACGCCGTCATCGCCCTCGCCCGCGAGGTGGAGAACCGGATGCCCACCCAGGCCACCACCTCGTGGTGGAAGGAGGAGCGCGGGGAGAAGGTCTTCATCGACTTCAACCAGGCCGCCAGGGACCGCACCATCGCCTCCGCCTGGTCCGTCCGCGGCACCCCCCGCGCCACCGTCTCCACCCCCGTCACCTGGGCCCAACTGTCCACAGTGGACCCCGACGACTTCGACGTCCTCACCGTCCCGGCGTACCTCGCCGAACACGGCGACCCGCACGCGGCACTGGACTCGGAGGCCTTCGGCCTGGAGACGCTGCTCGAGTGGTACGCCAAGGACGACCGC
This window contains:
- the ligD gene encoding non-homologous end-joining DNA ligase codes for the protein MAQALELEVPGPHGVRTVRVSNPDKVYFPERGITKRQVVEYYLAVAEPLLGVLRDRPTTLKRFVDGVTGEAFYQKRVPKNAPEWLETARIKFPSGRPADEVCPTEPAAIAWAANLGTFDFHPWPVRRPLVDNPDELRVDLDPQPGTDFRDAVEVATVLNEVLSELGMTGYPKTSGGRGVHVAVRIRPEWDFVEVRHAVIALAREVENRMPTQATTSWWKEERGEKVFIDFNQAARDRTIASAWSVRGTPRATVSTPVTWAQLSTVDPDDFDVLTVPAYLAEHGDPHAALDSEAFGLETLLEWYAKDDRGEMPYPPDYPKMPGEPMRVQPSKAKKPTE